CATCAATCGAACGAGAAGTACATTCAATATGTTTGATATCAGATTTTGGAATTTTATTTTGTTTAGATACAAATTGTAACAAATGATCTGGATTTGTTGCAATCTCTGGAGTGACTCTGACATTTAATTCTAGTTTCAAGGTTAAATTGCTAATCCAAATCTCAAAATTATGATAACTGATTATGGGGTTTTTTGATTCAAACCCTTTTTCATTAAAGATGCAATCGCTTTTTCATTTTCTCCAGACATCAAATCTAAATTTGAAATCACAAGATTTCTTCGTTCGACTGAGTGGTTCTGGCTTAATTTCTGTTTTCCTTCAATATGGGTGATTTTGATTTCAAAAGGAACGATTCCTTTTTTTAATCCTTCAATGTAATTTGTATCCACAGAATCAATTTTATATTTAGAATCCTGGGATTCAAAACGTTTGACCAAGTTTAGTAAACTTTCATGAATTTTTTTTGGATCTTCTACAGTTGTTAAAATTCCTTTTACATGTACGGCTGTGAAATTCCAAGTAGGGACCGCGCGTTCTGTTTCATACCAAGCAGGAGAGATATAACAATGAGGTCCAGAAAATATGCAAAGTACTTCTGTTCCACTAGAAAGCGATTGTGGATTTGGTTTTGCAAAGTGACCGATTAAGGATTTTTTATCTTCAGAGAGGAGGAGCGGTAAATGAGTGGCCATCATCTCTCCTTGGTTATTAGAAACTAGGATAGAAAATGGATTTTCGTCGATGGATTGATAAATGAAATTTGTTTCCATTTGAAAATGATCGGGAATGTACACAGTTACTTACTCCTTAAAAATGTGTTAACTAGATTTCCAAAAGTAAGTTAAAAATTCCTTCTCTTGTTCAAATCCTTCATTTGTATACAAAGTGCGAGCTTCGTTGTTATGTGTGGATGTAGAAAGCTCTAATCCTTTTCCTGAATTTGATTTTGTAAAGGACTTTGCTTCAGCAATTAATTGTTTGGCGATTCCTTGTTTGCGAAATGTTTTTTTCACAAATAGATCGTTGAGGAGGTATGATCTCTGCATCGAGATAGAAGAGAATACCGGATAAAGTTGAGTGAATCCTGCGATTTCGCCCGTATTCGGATCCTCAGCTACAAAAATAATGGACTGAGCATGTTCCATTCGATCTTGTAAGAAACGAGAAGCACCTGTTATGTTGGGATTTTGTCCATAGAACTGTCTATATTCATCAAACACCGGAGAGATTTTAGAAACGTCTTTATAGTTAGCTTGTCTTATTTTCATATTTTGGTACCAATGAGAAACAAATTGCCGATAAAATTGCTGTTACCGGTGTAGCCAGTAAAGTTTCTAAATCAGTGACTGCAACAAGATTCCCTACGGTATTGGCTAAAAATATAAATCCAATGAGACCAAATACAATACGTATCCAAAGAGGCACCAAACCTTTGTTTAGGTATTGGATGTATTGAAAACTGGCCCATAAAAAAAACGCATTTACGATTAGGGAAACCGATTCCATAACATACATTTCTTCTAAGTTTCCCAGTCGTCCTCCCCAAAGATATTTGTAGGGAATGACTTGGAACAAAGCAAGGATATGGAAGATCATCGTAAATGAAAACAAACCGATTAAAATTTTGCTCGCGATGGATCTGATTTTTTTAGATGGATTCCACATCTTATTTTCCTTTGGTTTGAAGATAGAATACATAATCAATTTCTGGAGATTTCCCACCTAATTGAGTGATGGCTGCAGTGATTTGACCTCTATGATGAGTTCTGTGATTAAAGTTGTGTTGGATCACATCGCAAAAAATAAGTTCGGCTTCAAATCCTCTCATGGTTTTATAACGAAAGATAGTTTGCCAAGCTGTATCATCAACTTTCTCTAACCAAGAATTCCATAATTCTAAACTTTGGAACATTCGACTATTTAATGTTTGGCGGTTTTGCTCGATCTCTTCACTTAATGATTTTGGGATATAAAGTTCTCCCACAAGGCGAGAATACCAAACTTTTTCAACAAGTAACAAATGGTTTAAAGTCCCATGTATCGATTTAAAAAATAAACAAACATCTTTTTTGTAGTTTTCGTCAGAGATCGTTTCGAGTGATTCATATAAAAGATTTGTGGCCCAAATATGATAAGCATTGTTTCTTAAGAAAAAATCTTTCATAGAGAAAGAATTTTCTAAACGTTCGTGGAGATCAATGACTAATTTAGAGTTTGGTTTATTGCGGAAATTTGTATTTTTAGTTTTAATAAATGAAGAAACTTACGAGAACTGTCGCGATTACGACTGTCCAGGAAGGTATTTTCCAATATTCTAAAAGGAAAAATCCGAATGTTGCTAGGGCAAAGTCTTTGGCAGTAAAAATCGCATTTGTCCAAACAGGTTGGTAAAATGCAGCGATTAATATTCCAACCACAGCGGCATTGATTCCTAACATTGCTTTTCGAATGTTTGGATTCTTTTTTAGATTTTCCCAGAATGGTAAAATACCAATGATGAGAAGAAAAGAAGGTAAAAAAGCCGCCACCAAACAAATAGTAGCTCCTGTATAAAGATTTGGTTCTAACTTTGATACCGCTCCTAAATATCCGCTAAATGCAAATAATGGACCAGGTATGGCATTTGAGATTCCATATCCCGCAAGAAAAAGGTCATGGTCCACCCAACCAGAAGGAACTACTTCTGCTTGTAAAAGAGGGAGGACAACATGTCCGCCACCAAATACAAGTGCTCCTGCTCTGTAAAAACTATCCACTAGTTTGATTTCTTGGTAGGGATAAATCTCTCTTAGGATTGGAAGGCCGATCAGTAGTCCGAAAAAAAGACATAAAAATAAAATTCCTAATTTTTTGTTTCCTTTATGGAGAGGTTCATGAGGTAAATCATTGGATGGATTGAGAAAAAAGATACCAACGATTCCAAAAAAAATGAGAATTAGTATTTGAAGAAATGCAGATGTGAAAAAAAGAAGAATAACGCTTGTTATTGCTGTAATTGTAATTCTTTCTTTATCGGGACAAAGTTTTTTCCCCATTCCCAAAATGGCTTGGGCAACAACAGCGACTGCTACCACTTTTAGACCATGAATCCAATTTTTGTGAACTGATAAGTCAATTTTGGTAACACCTAATCCAAAAAGAATGAGAATGATTGCGGATGGCAAAGTAAAACCAATCCAAGAAAGAGTCGCGCCAATCACTCCTCCCCTTGTATATCCCAATGCCATTCCTACTTGGCTACTGGCAGGCCCAGGAAGGAACTGACAAAGTGATACTAAGTCGGCATAAGCTTGGGCATTGATCCATCTTTTTTTTGTTACATATTCGTTATGAAAATAACTTAAGTGAGCAATTGGTCCACCAAACGAAGTGCAACCGAGTTTTAATGCAGTAAAAAATATTTCTAAATATTTCATTGTTTTATTTTTTAAACCAAGTGAAAGATAGATTGTTTTTTGGTGTTTTCGAATTTAATTTCTTCGTTGGGAAAGTGATTCCAATGTTCTGCGGTTTGTTTCTGTTCGGGAAAGTTTGTATATAAAATATCAAAGGAAAATCGATCCAAATCATAATGCCCTTTGTGAATGAGATGAGCCGAAAATACAAATAAATCACCAGGAGAATGAGGAATTAGAATTTGATCAGAAAGATTTTCGTGGTTTTTTCTTCCTTCTAGTTCTAAACGAACTTTTCTTTCTTCTTCCGTATCCCAACGATTGTGCGAACCTGGAATGAGCCAAATACCCGGATCCTTTTCTAAGGGAATCCGAAAGTGCCAAACAAAGTCTTTTTGGATTCTTTTGCTTTGTTCATCCTCTGGGATGCCTAAGTATTGAATGTCTCTATGCCAATAAGGAAGTTTACTTGGATCCTTTGGGTTAAAAAAAATTTGTGTGTTGAGAAAGTAGGGAGGAGATTTGAATACAAGATCACAAACACCAAGTAGTGGGTCAGAATTGATAAATTGAAAGAGAGTTTCTCTATCTTTTTTATCTTTTGTAAACTTAGTGGAAGTGAGGTAAGCACTGTTTACATTTTTTGGATGATTAAATTCCTTTGACCATTCTTCGTTAGAAGGAATTAAAATTTTTTTTAAATCTTCAATTGTCTTTAGAGGAAAGAAGTTAGGGAACAAATAGTAACCCAAAGTTTCTAATTGTACTTTTGCTTTTGTCAAATCCTCTACCATAAAGATTGATTAACGTTTTTTCTCCATATAATAATGAGATGGGATGGTCCCTTCCCAACCCAAAGGATGTCTGGTTTCTTTGATTTCAAAACCTAATTTTTGGTAAAGGGAAATGGCCGGTTTATTTTCTGCTGATACATCCAAAGAAATGGTTTTATGTTTTGTGTATTTACCAATCATATATTCTATCAGTTGTTTGGCGATACCTTTGTTTCTTTCTGTTTCTGAAACAGCGATATGACCTAAATACAAACATCCCGATTTTGGAGGTTGGATGATGGTTTCTGTTTTGAGGCCTCTTGCCATCACTTTGGGTGCATTCCATTTATATACGGAAAGAATGCGAAGGGCAGTTCCCACTGTCAGGGTTAAGAAACTGGGTTGTGTATAGGAAAGAATTGATCCTACCACTTTGCCATCAATTTCTGCCACATAATGATTGGTATACGAAACAGTGTTTCCTCTTCGTATATAGGATGAGTTTAAAAAATCAAAGCTCGTTTTTTTTCCTTCTTGGAAAACAAAGTTCCATGCTTTGGGGCCAGAGGAATAAATTAAAGGAACTATTGAGTCCACATCTTTCGGTGTGGCATTTCTGATGATAAGTTTAGAATCTGTCATGGTAGGTAATATGAGTAATATCGAAACAAGTTGGATTCTTCCAAGTGTTTCTTGGATTAAGTTCTTTCGTCAATAGAGAATTTTTATTTACGACGCGCCCCGGATCGTAGCGGAAATCCTTTGTGAAACAAAGATTGCAGCGTAGAGCCGGAACTGTGCGCCCCAAAAAAAACATTTCTTTAAAATGTAAAGGAAACAAACATGTTGATGAGTTCTCTTGTTGCTAGTTGAGGGCCATTTAAATTTTGATGAAAGGGTTTGCCGTATTCAAAACCAAAACGAGCACCTTGGAAGATACCACTTGTCACTAAAAAGTTAACACCGATGAGTAAGTCGCTACGCATACCACCTTGACGATAAGGATCATTTTGGGGGTCCATCTTTGGGTCGAGTGTTGCATCGGAACCTTGTAGATTTAACCACCTTTGCTTTGCTATACGAAGTGAGAATGATGTAGTTTCGTGCACAAGAAATGATAGCCATCCAGAAATTTCGTATCGATTTCCAAATCTGTAATGGTTATCGTTTTTTCCGATCCGTAAACTTGCTTGTGATTGTGCTCCCCAAGAAAATTTTTTGTAATTTCCGTTATATGATACTTGTGGTAATAAACTATAAGTTCCTACTCCTGGTTGCATATTGTAAGGAACTTTTTGTTTTCCCATCATAGGCATATTGTCTCTTTCGTCAATGGAACCCGTAGGTAAAGAAATGCCCATTCCGGT
This genomic window from Leptospira brenneri contains:
- a CDS encoding phytanoyl-CoA dioxygenase family protein, whose amino-acid sequence is MVEDLTKAKVQLETLGYYLFPNFFPLKTIEDLKKILIPSNEEWSKEFNHPKNVNSAYLTSTKFTKDKKDRETLFQFINSDPLLGVCDLVFKSPPYFLNTQIFFNPKDPSKLPYWHRDIQYLGIPEDEQSKRIQKDFVWHFRIPLEKDPGIWLIPGSHNRWDTEEERKVRLELEGRKNHENLSDQILIPHSPGDLFVFSAHLIHKGHYDLDRFSFDILYTNFPEQKQTAEHWNHFPNEEIKFENTKKQSIFHLV
- a CDS encoding GNAT family N-acetyltransferase codes for the protein MTDSKLIIRNATPKDVDSIVPLIYSSGPKAWNFVFQEGKKTSFDFLNSSYIRRGNTVSYTNHYVAEIDGKVVGSILSYTQPSFLTLTVGTALRILSVYKWNAPKVMARGLKTETIIQPPKSGCLYLGHIAVSETERNKGIAKQLIEYMIGKYTKHKTISLDVSAENKPAISLYQKLGFEIKETRHPLGWEGTIPSHYYMEKKR
- the chrA gene encoding chromate efflux transporter; translation: MKYLEIFFTALKLGCTSFGGPIAHLSYFHNEYVTKKRWINAQAYADLVSLCQFLPGPASSQVGMALGYTRGGVIGATLSWIGFTLPSAIILILFGLGVTKIDLSVHKNWIHGLKVVAVAVVAQAILGMGKKLCPDKERITITAITSVILLFFTSAFLQILILIFFGIVGIFFLNPSNDLPHEPLHKGNKKLGILFLCLFFGLLIGLPILREIYPYQEIKLVDSFYRAGALVFGGGHVVLPLLQAEVVPSGWVDHDLFLAGYGISNAIPGPLFAFSGYLGAVSKLEPNLYTGATICLVAAFLPSFLLIIGILPFWENLKKNPNIRKAMLGINAAVVGILIAAFYQPVWTNAIFTAKDFALATFGFFLLEYWKIPSWTVVIATVLVSFFIY
- a CDS encoding DinB family protein → MKDFFLRNNAYHIWATNLLYESLETISDENYKKDVCLFFKSIHGTLNHLLLVEKVWYSRLVGELYIPKSLSEEIEQNRQTLNSRMFQSLELWNSWLEKVDDTAWQTIFRYKTMRGFEAELIFCDVIQHNFNHRTHHRGQITAAITQLGGKSPEIDYVFYLQTKGK
- a CDS encoding FMN-binding negative transcriptional regulator, which gives rise to MYIPDHFQMETNFIYQSIDENPFSILVSNNQGEMMATHLPLLLSEDKKSLIGHFAKPNPQSLSSGTEVLCIFSGPHCYISPAWYETERAVPTWNFTAVHVKGILTTVEDPKKIHESLLNLVKRFESQDSKYKIDSVDTNYIEGLKKGIVPFEIKITHIEGKQKLSQNHSVERRNLVISNLDLMSGENEKAIASLMKKGLNQKTP
- a CDS encoding GNAT family N-acetyltransferase; amino-acid sequence: MKIRQANYKDVSKISPVFDEYRQFYGQNPNITGASRFLQDRMEHAQSIIFVAEDPNTGEIAGFTQLYPVFSSISMQRSYLLNDLFVKKTFRKQGIAKQLIAEAKSFTKSNSGKGLELSTSTHNNEARTLYTNEGFEQEKEFLTYFWKSS